The genomic interval TCATAGAGATGATATTACAGATGTTTTTTTAACACATTTACATTTTGATCATTGTGGGGGTGCTATAGAGTGGAATGCACAAAGAACCATTTTACAGCCAGCTTTTAAAAATGCCAAATTCTGGTCTAATGATAAACATTGGAAATGGGCAACAGAGCCAAACCCAAGAGAAAAGGCTTCTTTCTTTAAAGAAAATATCAACCCTATTAAAGAAAGCGGACAATTAAATTTTATACATAGTAATTACAAAGACCAAATAGGTTTTGATGTCCTTTTTATGGATGGTCATACAGAGAAACAAATGTTACCTATGCTTTCTTATCAAGGTAAAACAATTGTTTTTGTAGCCGATTTATTACCAACAATTGGGCACATTCCTTTGGCCTACGTTATGGGATATGATACAAGACCTTTGTTAACTTTAAAAGAAAAAGCGGCTTTTTTAAACCAAGCAGCAGATAAAGAATATTACCTTTTTTTAGAGCATGATGCTTATAATGAACTTTGTACCGTTCAGCATACAGAAAAAGGAGTTAGATTAAAGAACACACACAAATTTATAGATATATTTAATTAATATTATGAGAGTTTTAAAACCAATTTTATATACAGCTTTTGCTGGACTTGTTTTTACAGGTTGTAAATCAATTTCTAATATTCCAGTTCCTAATGGTTCTGATGTAGCAATAATAGCAGTAGCTAAAAAAGCACCATTAACACAAGAACAAAAAAATACCTGGGGACATTTAGATTTGGTAAAAGATTCTATTCCTGGAATGTCTGTAGACAAAGCGTATGATTTTTTACAAGGTAAAAAGAGTGTAACGGTTGTAGTAGGTGTTGTAGATTCTGGAACAGATTTAGGTCATGAAGACTTAAAAGATGTGGCTTGGGTAAATGAAAAAGAAGTTGCTGGAAACGGAATTGATGATGATAAAAATGGTTATGTAGATGATATTAATGGTTGGAACTTTTTAGGCGATGCTTATAAAGAAAACATGGAGTCTGCTAGAATTTTACACAATCCTTCTTTAGAAAGTCCAGAAATTGTTGCAGAGATTCAAGCAGCACACGACATTAAAGTTGGAAATGCTGAAAAGACAAAAACTAGATTTGAGCAAATGTTAAGCGGTGTTAAAGGTGCAGATGAAAATTTAGCAAGACACTTTGGTAAAGACGATTATAGTGCTATAGAAGTTGCGGCAATTACAACCGAAGATCCTTCTTTATTACAGAGCATTGCAATTGCAAAACAAATGTTTGGTTTTGGTTTGCCTTCTTTAAGCCAAGCGCAAGAAGAAATTAAAAAAGAGTTAGACAAATCTATCGCTTTATTAAATAACGAATATACGAACTATAGAATAGGAGATAACCCAGACGATATTAATGATTCTCCAGGTTATGGAAATGGAAATCCAGGAGTTTCAATTAAAAGTGAAGCACATGGTACGCACGTTTCTGGAATTATTGGAGCATCTAGAAATAATGGAAAAGGAGTGAATGGTGTAGCTGATAATGTAAAAATTATGGCTGTACGTTCTGTTCCAGATGGAGATGAGTATGATAAAGATGTTGCTTTAGGTTTGCGTTATGCAGTAGATAACGGAGCAAAAGTAATTAACACTAGTTTTGGTAAAGGATATTCTCCTCATAAAGAATGGGTATATGATGCAATTAAATATGCAGCAGAACATGATGTGTTAATTGTAAATGCAGCAGGAAATGACGGTAAGGATATTGATGTAGAAAGAACATATCCTAATGATTCTAAAGATTTATTAACAGAAGTTTCTGATAACGTGTTAACAATTGGAGCAATGAGTTCTAATTATAACGAAAAATTACCAGCTAATTTCTCTAACTATGGTAAAGTAAATGTAGATGTTTTTGCTCCTGGAGTTCAAATTTATTCTACAACACCAGAAAACGAATATAAACACTTTAGCGGAACATCTATGGCGGCACCTTCTGCTGTAGGAGTAGCTGCTTTGGTACGTTCTTATTATCCTAAGTTAACTGCAAGTCAGGTTAAACACATTTTGATGAATTCTGGTGTAAAAATTAATTTAGAGGTAATTAAGCCAGGGTCTCAGTCAAGAGAAAACCCTAAAGGAGAGTTAGTTCCTTTTTCAGATTTATCAGTTTCTGGTAGAGTTGTTAATGCTTACAATGCATTACAAATGGCAGACAGAATGGTAAACGGTAAAAAATAATTTATTAAACTTAAAAAGCAGCATTTTTAAAATGCTGCTTTTTTTTTTGAACATTAATTAATATAAATATGAGGAAAATTTATTTTTTAGGATTGTCGCTAATCATGTTAACCTCTTGTAAGGTTATAGAAAACACTACTTATTCGGCTAAAGAAACATATTGGCAACAACATGTAGACTATACGATGGATGTAGATGTAGACGCAAAAAACTACCAATACAAAGGAAAGCAGACGTTAGTTTATACAAACAATTCTCCTGACGATCTAGATAAAGTATTTTATCACTTGTATTTTAATGCATTTCAACCAGGTTCTCAAATGGATATGAGATCTTTAAATATAAAAGACCCAGACAGAAGAGTTAGAGATAGAATTAGTAAATTACAGTCAAATGAAATTGGGTATATTAAAGTTGGTTCTTTAAAACAAAACGGAGTAGCAGTTTCTCATGAAACTGTTGGGACTATTTTAGAAGTTCAACTTAATAAGCCAATTAAATCTGGTGAAACGGTTACTTTAGAAATGGATTTTGATGCTCAGGTTCCTGTTCAAATTCGTCGTTCTGGAAGAAATAGTGCAGAAGGAGTTGCATTATCTATGTCTCAATGGTATCCTAAATTAGCAGAATACGATTTTCAAGGTTGGCACACGCCACCATATATTGCAAGAGAGTTTCAAGGTGTTTGGGGAGATTTTGATGTAACCATTCATATTGATAAAGATTATACGGTTGGTGGTACTGGTTATTTACAAAATCCACAAGAAATTGGTCATGGTTACCAAGATGATTCTAAAGATTTAAACTTGCCTAAAGGCGATAAATTATCATGGAATTTTAAAGCACCAAATGTGCATGATTTTATGTGGGCAGCAGATCCAGAATACATTCACGATGTTTTAACAATGGAAAATGGAATCGATTTACATTTTTTATACAAGAAAACATTAGAAGCAGAATATTTAAAAAACTGGAAAGATTTACAGCCTAAAACGGCTGAATTAATGACGTATTTTAGTGAGCAAGTTGGTCAATATCCATATAAACAATACTCTGTAATACAAGGTGGAGATGGCGGAATGGAGTATGCAATGTCTACTTTAATTACAGGGAAACGTAAATTTGGTAGTCTTTTTGGAGTTACAGCACACGAAATGGCACACACTTGGTTTCAGTTCTTATTAGCATCAAACGAAAGTTTACATCCTTGGATGGATGAGGGTTTTACTTCTTATATTTCTAATAAAGCAGAAAACTTAATTTTAGATGAAGGTAAAGAAAATCCACATGCAGGTTCTTACAGAGGTTATAGATCTATTGTTTCAAAAGGATATGAAGAGTCATTGTCTACACATGCAGATAGATATCATACAAATTGGGCGTATGGTACAGCAAGTTATTCAAAAGGAAATATTTTCTTAAGTCAATTAGAATATGTTATTGGTAAAGAAAATGTAGCAAATGGATTAAAGAAATATTTTAACGATTTCAGTTTTAAACATCCAACACCAAACGACATTAAACGTTCTATGGAGAAAACTGCTGGAATAGATTTAGGCTGGTACTTAAACGAATGGACGCAAACTACACATACCATAGATTATGGTGTGAAATCTGTAGATAATAAAACAATTACTTTAGAAAGAATTGGGCAAATGCCAATGCCAATGGATGTTGAGGTAACTTATACTGATGGAACTTCAGAAAGTTTTAATATTCCTCTTGAAATGATGAGAGGTGCTAAGCCAACATCGGCAACCATTTTAAAAGATTGGGGTTGGGCAAACCCTACCTATTCTTTTACGGTTTCTAAAACTGTAAAATCTGTTACTATTGATAAAAGCGGATTAATGGCTGATATTAATTTAGAGAATAATGTTCTAGAAGTGAAGTAAGAATGTTAAAGATAAATTAAAAGCCTTTCCTAATTTGGAGAGGTTTTTTTGTTTATTTATTTTCGCAAAATTATGATAATAAGTTTTTAATAATTGCCTCCCCCACAAAAGTTATAAAACTATATTAAAATCAGTGTTTTTCATAGCTATATGTTAGTGTATAAAATTACTATTATATTTAATTAATAACCCCCTAATATTGTGAGTCCTTTAAAAAATTTGTTTAGCCTTTTGGCTTTAGTTTGTCTGTTTTATAATCCCCTTTTTTTAAATGCACAAGAAGATGTAACTACCGTTTATGGAGATTATGGTGGCTTTTATACATCAAGTATAACTACCGATCCCGAAGTAGCTTCTGACAAAGTAGGTTATGACGATTCTAATAATTTATTAGGGTTTACAGTAAATGGTATTACGTATTCTACAGGTGTTAATGATCCACTTCTAACATCAAATAGTATTACGTACACTCCAGTAGAATTTAATGCATTTCCAATTCCTGCTGATATTTCTTATAACTCGACTGACCTAGTTGGTATTGGATATAATTGGGGCGGTGTTACGCAAGATGACAGTGCAACAGATTATATTAAAACTTTTGACCCTATTGTACCATCAAGTTTTGTTAGAGATGGTATTAATGGACTGGAATTAGCTACTAATTTCTTTAACATTAAAAGTCAAGTAATAACTTATGATGCAATTGTAATAAATCAATCTAACACAATTAATGATGCAACACCAGATATTATTGTTACCCAAACTGGAGCTCCTGGTAAAACGGATAAATTTAAATTTATTGATAGTAGTGGTAATACTGTAGGAACTGAATTAAAGGTGGTCTTTGATAATGTTTCTGTTGTTGGAAAAACAATATGGACTATTTACACAATAAATTCTTCAACAGGTGTGATATCAGAGGTTCCGACAAAACGTAAAAATACCCCGAGAGATTTAAGAGTGCTATCTATTAAATTAAGCGATTTTGGTATTACTAGTAGTAATTTTACGCAAGCAAATAATTTTGTACATACTACCTCGGGTAATACAGATATTGCTTTTACAGCATTTAATACAGATGCTTTAGAAATTAACTTACCCGCAACCGATTTAGAAGTTTCTAATTCTATTATTACGGCAGATAATTTTTGTGCACCTACTACAGCAACTTTCACAACTACTATAACTAATAAGTCTAACGAGTTGTCAAAAGATTTTGATGTAGATTTAGATTTTTCTGGAGTAACTGTAACTAGTAGTTCTGCTAATTTTACGACTAACGGTACCTCTATTTTTTCTGCAAGTTTTAATAGTTCCAGTAATAAATGGATAATAAGTGAACTAGAAGCAGGAGCAAGTGTAACTTTAAGTGTGGAAACTTCTGTAGATAATTTTTCTTATCCAATAAGTTTTACGGCTACAGCGATCCCTATTTTTCAACCAGATAGTGATTCAACAAACAATTCATTATCAATATCAGAAAATGGAGATGATAATGATTGTGATGGTGTTAATGATGCTAATGATTTAGATGATGATAATGATGGTATTTTAGATTCCGATGAAGGAACAGGTGATCTTGATGGAGACGGAATTCCTAATTATTTAGATCTAGATAGTGATGGAGATGGTTGCCCGGACGCATTAGAAGGAAGTGGAACTGTAGATTTAACCGATTTAGATGAAGATTTTAAAATTACAGGAAGTGTTAACGATGATGGAATACCAACTTTAGTAGAAGCAGAAGCAGGATCTGGATCTGGCCAAAGTATTGGAAGCAGTCAAAATGATAGCACTTTAACTTGTGATACCACAGATACAGATAACGATGGTATTATTGATATTGTAGATTTAGATGATGACAATGATGGTATTTTAGATACTATAGAGCACGCATCTAGTGGAAATCCGATAGTTGATATAAATAAAAATGGAATTTTAGATTACAAAGACCCAAGTGTTAGCGGTTTTGTTGATGCTAATTCAGATGATATTGACGATAGGTATGATATTGATTTAGATGGAATTATAGATCAATTAGATGCGGATGCTGATGGAGATGGTTGTCCGGATGCATTAGAAGGTGATGCAGATTTTACATTGTCTGATGTTGATGTAAATAATAGGTTAACTGGAGAAGTTGATGAAGACGGAATTCCGCTTTTAGCAGGAAACGGACAAGAATTAGGTAGTAGTCAAGATAGTGCAGTACAAGATGATAAATGTAGTTTGTTGCCAGTAATTATTAGTCAAGTTTATCAAACTTCTACAGGTAAAGCAATAGAATTAACAAATATAGGTACAAGTACTGTGGATAATATTAGGTTATCTCTGTTTAAAGACACAACAGCTCCAAGTGATGTGAGACCTTCTGCAAGTTTGGTTGTTCCAACTTTAGAAGCAGGAAAATCTGTAGTAATAAAATCTGTAGATAACTTACCTGATGTTACATTAATTAATTCACCAACAGAAATAACGAATGCTTCTGTTACAGATTTAGCTACCGGTAATGATATTATAATTCTTTCAACCACAACAGATGATTCTGCATGGGCAAATAGGTATGATGTTGTTAGTAATATTAGTGATCTAACATCATTAGTTCGTATAGATGAGATAACAAAAGCAAATATTACTTTTACACCATCAGAATGGATTTCTTTTATAGATGATGCAATTGAAGTTGTTGGAGATTCAGACCCCATTCCTGCAATTGTAAGACATGCGAATGCACCTCTTTTATCAGAAGTAGAAGTAAAAACACCAATTTCTGAAACGAATTCTGGTTTAGGATTACACAGAATAAACCCAACAATTAGAACAGCTTCTAGTTGGAGTAATGGTTTTCCGGATAAATCTAGAAGTGTAATTATTCAAGAATCTTATGAGCATTCTAGTAGTAATTTATCAGCAAGAAAATTAGATGTACAAGGCAGTAATGTGTTAAGTATAAAAAATAATGCGCTAATAGTTTTAAATAATACCAATATTAATATTTATGCAGAAATTAGAATTCTAGGATCTGGTCAATTTATACAAGTACACGATGGTGATCGTAATGTTACAGGTAACGGAAAACTACTTATAGATCAAAAAAGTGAAGTACCTAACGTGTATAGGTACAATTATTGGTCATCTCCAGTAGTAGAGTTTGAAGAAGGGAATGACTATAGGGTCTCAGAAATAATGAAAGATGCTGGAGGAGAACTTTCAGCGAGTTCAAGGCTATCAGATATTAATTTTGTTAGTGGTTATGATGGTGCTGCTACCAGTCCTATACAAATAGCGAGTTATTGGATTTATACTTACAATGGTACAGCCAATAACAGTTGGGTGCAAGTAAAGGAAACAGGTAATATAGATAAAGGTTTTGGGTATATTATGAAAAGTACAGGTGCCAATCCACAATATTTTACATTTTATGGAAGTCCATTAGATGGAAATATTTCCTTTAATGTTTCTGGAAATACAAATAGTCTTATTGGAAATCCGTATGCAGGTACCTTAGATGGTCATGCGTTTATTTTAAATAATGAAAATACAATTGATGGTACACTTTATTTTTGGGAACATTCTGGAGAGTCAACAGATAATGGGCACATAAAAGCAGGATATGAAGGTGGTTATGCGCAGTTATCTTTTGGAATGGGAGTTGCTGCCACTAGCGTTGTAGGAACAAATGGGTTAACAGAATCTTACACTTATACAACCCCAGAAAGATATATAGCTGTTAGTCAAGGGTTTTTTGTTTTTTCAGACGAAGATGGAGGAACCATTAACTTTAATAATAAGCAAAGAAGTTATCAAGAAACAGAGCCTTATTTTTTTAAAGGTGAAAAGGCTAAGGTTGCTAATAATACACTTCCTATTTTAAAATTAGGAATGGATTTTACAAATAAAGAATATTTGAAAATTCATAGACAAATAGGTGTTTCATTTAATGAAAATCATTCTTTTGCTTTTGATTATGGTTATGAAAGTGTAATGATAGATGTTCAAGAAACCGATGTATTCTGGGATTTTGACGAAATGGAAAATAAAAAATTGGTTATTGCAGGGGTTGAGGATATTAGTGATGCTTTAAAAGTGCCACTTACAATTCTTGTTGATTCTGAAGAACCTGTTTTTTTAAGAATAGATGAATTAGAAAATATTGATAGAAAAATTTATTTATTTGATGCGGTAGAGGATACTACTAAAGAATTAAAAACGGATGAGGTGATTGAATTAGCATTATCAAAAGGAACTTATAAAGATCGATTTTTTATCACTTTTAATGAAGTTAAAGTATTATCTGTTTCTGATGAGGTGTTAGATTTTAATTTGAGAGTTTATATGGATAATGATTCAAACGCAATATCAATACTTAATAAGAACAATCTGTTTATAGAAGATGTAGCGATATTTAATGTGTATGGTCAGCAAATTAAAGCATGGAACCCAAATGTTTTAGACGAAGAAATTAATTTAGAAGTTGGTAATTTGTCAACCTCAATTTACATTGTTAATGTAAAAACTAACAAAGGAACATTTACGCGTAAAATTTTAAAAAAATAAAAATTAAGCAGTGTATTTCAAAAGTCTTTCCTATTTGGAGAGGCTTTTTTTGTTGAGTTTATCCATCTCTAAATTAGCGATACATTAAACCAATATTGTAATGAAAATGATAGAAAACACTGGGTATAAAAAAGGAGTCCAAAAAGATTACTCACTTTCTTTTAAACTTCGAATTGTACAAGAAATAGAACTTGGTGAGATTACTGGGTTGAAGTATGTCGTAATATGGTATTAAAGCGTGATTTACCATTAAAACATGGTTAAGAAAATATAGTAACCTTTGTCTGGTAAAATCAAACACTTATTACTATGGCTAAAACACTTTACTAAAGAAGTCTTATCATATTACAACAGAGGTACATTACAGGTTTAGAAAACATAAAATATTGTTTGTAACCTAAATATAGATAAATCAGAACAGATTTGGGCAAGTGAGGTTACTTATGTTGGATGAAGGGAAAATCCAAGTTATCTAGCATTAATAACAGATGCGTATTCAAAGAAAATTGTAGGATTTAACGTGTTGTCAAAAGTTTATGTGTTTAGGGCTCATTACAAGTATTAGGTATGGCTTTAAAAAATAAAACAACTTTAATTAATCATTAATAGGTTTACAGTGTTACTCAAATGATTATCAAGAACTAGTTAAAAAAAAGGAATTAAATCAAGTATGACAGAAAAATATGATCCATATGAAAACGCACAGTGGCTGAAAGGATAAATGGAATTTTAAAGCTGGAATTTAATATTGCTAAATTTGAGGTAAACTTAAAAATCAAGAAAGACCACATTTATCGAATCATATGCTGGCTCCAAACTTAATGCACCAGCAAAATAAAACTCAAATGAAAACATATAAAATTAAAAAACTGAACAATAACATTATTGTTCAGTTTTCAATATTAAATTTAACCCTTTATTAATCTATATCGATTATTTAGGACTAGACATGTATTATAAATTACTCTACAATTAAAGTAAAAGGAATACTATATTTTACTCCTACTGGCTTACCTCTTTGTCTACCTGGTTTCATTTTAGGTAATTTTTTCATTACACTAATAACTTCACTTTTAATTTTTGGGTGTGGAGCTCTTGCGTTAACGTCTACAATGTTACCGTTTTTATCAATTTTAAAACCGATAAATACTCTTTTTCTACCAGAAGATAATCCTAATTCGTTTGGTAAATTAGCATCAAACTTTCTAGAGAAGTGCTTTTGTACCATTTTACTAAAACAAGCTTTTAACTCGTTTTTACTTCCTTTACATCCAGGAAATACAGGTACATCTTCAATAATCATAAAACTTACGTCTTCTACAACTTCTTCAACTTCTTGAATTTCTACAATTTCTTCAACTTCTACAGCTTCAGTTTCATCTGTTTCAGTAGATTCGATTACAGTTTCTTCAACTTCTTCCTCATCCTCTACAATTTCTATTTTCTCTGGTGCTGGAGGTGGTGGAGTTTTTGGTTTAATAGGTTCTATTTTTTCAGTAATTACTGTTTCTTCTTCCATATCAGCATTCATACTCACTGTACCTAAGTCTCCAATAACTTTATCATAAGTTTTGTTCTCTATAGCTGCGTAAGTTACAAATAGTGCTAAAACCAAACCTATTTGCATAAAAATTTTACTGTAATTTTCTAAATTTGATTTCGGGTTTTTTTTAATTTCCATTGTAAAGAGTTTTTAATAGTTCGCTAATTTAATTAAATTATTGGTTTATATACAAGTCTTAGTATGAATTAACTGTATTTTTTTTCAAAATTAGATTAAAAATAATAAAACCTAAGAGAATACCTACTGTATTTGCTATTGCATCTTTATAATCTCCTGTTCTATATGTAGTTAATGTCTGTTGTAAAACTTCAATAATTATGCCAAAAAAAATACAACAAATAACAATCACATATTTTAGAGTTGGTTTTCTATAAAAAGAGAATAACCAAGTTACAGAAAGTGTAAAGTAGGCAATAAGATGATATATTTTATCAACGTTATCGATACCTATTTCTATCTTAGGCATTCTCCTTAAACTCAAATAAGCAATTGTAATTGTTATGAATATTGCAATGATAAAAAGGTTATCCTTCAATAAGCTCTTGATACGCTGCTGCATCCAATAAATCATTTATTTGTGAACTATCTGATGTTTTAATTTTAATCATCCAACCTTTTCCATAAGGGTCTGAGTTTACCAATTCTGGTTCCTCTTCTAATTCTTCATTAAACTCTATTACTTCTCCTGATAAAGGCATAAATAAATCTGAAACAGTTTTAACAGCTTCTACAGAGCCAAAAACTTCTCCTTCTTCTACAGTATCGTCTAAAGTATCTACATCTACATAAACGATGTCTCCTAATTCTCCTTGTGCAAATTCTGTAATTCCTACAGTTGCTACGTCTCCTTCAATTTTAATCCACTCGTGATCTTTAGTGTACTTTAATTCTGATGGTAAATTCATTTTTTTAAATAGTTTTTGTTGTTATGTTTAATTTCCTCCTAAGTTATAAATAATATTAAATCCTCCATTAATTGCCTGTCTAGGAAAAGTGGTAGAGATTGCATATCTAGATGTTTGATGGTTGTAATAGAATGATGCGGTTAAACTATTACTTAATCTATAATCTGCGGTAAATTTAATAGAAAAAAGTTTTTGTCCACCACTAATTTGATCATTATCTTCATCTACAGATCTAATTTGTGTAATATTATCTCTTAAAGACACATCTGCTCTTAAATTGACATCTCCTTTTAGTGTTTGTTTCTTTCCTGTAAAACGAGTATTGAATTTTACGTCTTCAAAAACATAGCCCATTCCAAATATAAATTCTGTTCCAGAAATATCTGTTAAGGTACTGTTGTTAAAATTCATGGTAAGCGTTCTGTCACTTTTTATTTCTCCTCTTAAAGAGAATGAGTTTCTCATTTTCATATCTAGTTTAATTAGTGGAGAAAATTCATCTACTAAAGTAACTGCAGATACTAACAATTCTGATTCATAATTGTTGGCAGCATTTAAGTTTGCGTAAGGGTTATCTGCATCATACTGTAAATTATTGGTAAAACTAGATACAGTGTAAGAAGATCTATAACCGTGTGAAACTACAAAATTACTAAAGTTCTTCTTGAAGAAATTAAACTTCATTAAACCATTGTAACGCAATGTCCAGTTAGGGATTGGAACATCTCTAAAAAGACCCGTATTTACTTTATCTGGACTTTTACCAGAATAGGCAGCTACAAAAGCAGGTAATAAAACTTGCTGGCTGTTGGCTCC from Polaribacter sejongensis carries:
- a CDS encoding MBL fold metallo-hydrolase; its protein translation is MKIYPIETGNFKLDGGAMFGVVPKTIWQKTNPADANNLIDMSMRSMLIEDGDRLILVDTGLGAKQSNKFYSYYYLFGDFSLDTSLAKHGFHRDDITDVFLTHLHFDHCGGAIEWNAQRTILQPAFKNAKFWSNDKHWKWATEPNPREKASFFKENINPIKESGQLNFIHSNYKDQIGFDVLFMDGHTEKQMLPMLSYQGKTIVFVADLLPTIGHIPLAYVMGYDTRPLLTLKEKAAFLNQAADKEYYLFLEHDAYNELCTVQHTEKGVRLKNTHKFIDIFN
- a CDS encoding S8 family peptidase; amino-acid sequence: MRVLKPILYTAFAGLVFTGCKSISNIPVPNGSDVAIIAVAKKAPLTQEQKNTWGHLDLVKDSIPGMSVDKAYDFLQGKKSVTVVVGVVDSGTDLGHEDLKDVAWVNEKEVAGNGIDDDKNGYVDDINGWNFLGDAYKENMESARILHNPSLESPEIVAEIQAAHDIKVGNAEKTKTRFEQMLSGVKGADENLARHFGKDDYSAIEVAAITTEDPSLLQSIAIAKQMFGFGLPSLSQAQEEIKKELDKSIALLNNEYTNYRIGDNPDDINDSPGYGNGNPGVSIKSEAHGTHVSGIIGASRNNGKGVNGVADNVKIMAVRSVPDGDEYDKDVALGLRYAVDNGAKVINTSFGKGYSPHKEWVYDAIKYAAEHDVLIVNAAGNDGKDIDVERTYPNDSKDLLTEVSDNVLTIGAMSSNYNEKLPANFSNYGKVNVDVFAPGVQIYSTTPENEYKHFSGTSMAAPSAVGVAALVRSYYPKLTASQVKHILMNSGVKINLEVIKPGSQSRENPKGELVPFSDLSVSGRVVNAYNALQMADRMVNGKK
- a CDS encoding M1 family metallopeptidase, whose protein sequence is MLTSCKVIENTTYSAKETYWQQHVDYTMDVDVDAKNYQYKGKQTLVYTNNSPDDLDKVFYHLYFNAFQPGSQMDMRSLNIKDPDRRVRDRISKLQSNEIGYIKVGSLKQNGVAVSHETVGTILEVQLNKPIKSGETVTLEMDFDAQVPVQIRRSGRNSAEGVALSMSQWYPKLAEYDFQGWHTPPYIAREFQGVWGDFDVTIHIDKDYTVGGTGYLQNPQEIGHGYQDDSKDLNLPKGDKLSWNFKAPNVHDFMWAADPEYIHDVLTMENGIDLHFLYKKTLEAEYLKNWKDLQPKTAELMTYFSEQVGQYPYKQYSVIQGGDGGMEYAMSTLITGKRKFGSLFGVTAHEMAHTWFQFLLASNESLHPWMDEGFTSYISNKAENLILDEGKENPHAGSYRGYRSIVSKGYEESLSTHADRYHTNWAYGTASYSKGNIFLSQLEYVIGKENVANGLKKYFNDFSFKHPTPNDIKRSMEKTAGIDLGWYLNEWTQTTHTIDYGVKSVDNKTITLERIGQMPMPMDVEVTYTDGTSESFNIPLEMMRGAKPTSATILKDWGWANPTYSFTVSKTVKSVTIDKSGLMADINLENNVLEVK
- a CDS encoding T9SS type A sorting domain-containing protein — translated: MALVCLFYNPLFLNAQEDVTTVYGDYGGFYTSSITTDPEVASDKVGYDDSNNLLGFTVNGITYSTGVNDPLLTSNSITYTPVEFNAFPIPADISYNSTDLVGIGYNWGGVTQDDSATDYIKTFDPIVPSSFVRDGINGLELATNFFNIKSQVITYDAIVINQSNTINDATPDIIVTQTGAPGKTDKFKFIDSSGNTVGTELKVVFDNVSVVGKTIWTIYTINSSTGVISEVPTKRKNTPRDLRVLSIKLSDFGITSSNFTQANNFVHTTSGNTDIAFTAFNTDALEINLPATDLEVSNSIITADNFCAPTTATFTTTITNKSNELSKDFDVDLDFSGVTVTSSSANFTTNGTSIFSASFNSSSNKWIISELEAGASVTLSVETSVDNFSYPISFTATAIPIFQPDSDSTNNSLSISENGDDNDCDGVNDANDLDDDNDGILDSDEGTGDLDGDGIPNYLDLDSDGDGCPDALEGSGTVDLTDLDEDFKITGSVNDDGIPTLVEAEAGSGSGQSIGSSQNDSTLTCDTTDTDNDGIIDIVDLDDDNDGILDTIEHASSGNPIVDINKNGILDYKDPSVSGFVDANSDDIDDRYDIDLDGIIDQLDADADGDGCPDALEGDADFTLSDVDVNNRLTGEVDEDGIPLLAGNGQELGSSQDSAVQDDKCSLLPVIISQVYQTSTGKAIELTNIGTSTVDNIRLSLFKDTTAPSDVRPSASLVVPTLEAGKSVVIKSVDNLPDVTLINSPTEITNASVTDLATGNDIIILSTTTDDSAWANRYDVVSNISDLTSLVRIDEITKANITFTPSEWISFIDDAIEVVGDSDPIPAIVRHANAPLLSEVEVKTPISETNSGLGLHRINPTIRTASSWSNGFPDKSRSVIIQESYEHSSSNLSARKLDVQGSNVLSIKNNALIVLNNTNINIYAEIRILGSGQFIQVHDGDRNVTGNGKLLIDQKSEVPNVYRYNYWSSPVVEFEEGNDYRVSEIMKDAGGELSASSRLSDINFVSGYDGAATSPIQIASYWIYTYNGTANNSWVQVKETGNIDKGFGYIMKSTGANPQYFTFYGSPLDGNISFNVSGNTNSLIGNPYAGTLDGHAFILNNENTIDGTLYFWEHSGESTDNGHIKAGYEGGYAQLSFGMGVAATSVVGTNGLTESYTYTTPERYIAVSQGFFVFSDEDGGTINFNNKQRSYQETEPYFFKGEKAKVANNTLPILKLGMDFTNKEYLKIHRQIGVSFNENHSFAFDYGYESVMIDVQETDVFWDFDEMENKKLVIAGVEDISDALKVPLTILVDSEEPVFLRIDELENIDRKIYLFDAVEDTTKELKTDEVIELALSKGTYKDRFFITFNEVKVLSVSDEVLDFNLRVYMDNDSNAISILNKNNLFIEDVAIFNVYGQQIKAWNPNVLDEEINLEVGNLSTSIYIVNVKTNKGTFTRKILKK
- a CDS encoding energy transducer TonB; its protein translation is MEIKKNPKSNLENYSKIFMQIGLVLALFVTYAAIENKTYDKVIGDLGTVSMNADMEEETVITEKIEPIKPKTPPPPAPEKIEIVEDEEEVEETVIESTETDETEAVEVEEIVEIQEVEEVVEDVSFMIIEDVPVFPGCKGSKNELKACFSKMVQKHFSRKFDANLPNELGLSSGRKRVFIGFKIDKNGNIVDVNARAPHPKIKSEVISVMKKLPKMKPGRQRGKPVGVKYSIPFTLIVE
- a CDS encoding VanZ family protein; this encodes MPKIEIGIDNVDKIYHLIAYFTLSVTWLFSFYRKPTLKYVIVICCIFFGIIIEVLQQTLTTYRTGDYKDAIANTVGILLGFIIFNLILKKNTVNSY
- the gcvH gene encoding glycine cleavage system protein GcvH; the protein is MNLPSELKYTKDHEWIKIEGDVATVGITEFAQGELGDIVYVDVDTLDDTVEEGEVFGSVEAVKTVSDLFMPLSGEVIEFNEELEEEPELVNSDPYGKGWMIKIKTSDSSQINDLLDAAAYQELIEG